In Phaeobacter inhibens DSM 16374, the following proteins share a genomic window:
- a CDS encoding DUF1285 domain-containing protein encodes MSGQNPVTSGSTPPETGSEPPSAEGLAAAAKTASKGGLPPVHLWNPPFCGDLDMRIARDGTWFYLGTPIGRFELVKLFSSILKLEDGKYFLVTPVEKVGITVEDAPFVAVDFEVDGTDEAQVLRFETHVGDRVEAGPAHKIRVVRDEETGEPAPYVMVRAGLEALIDRKSFYRLVDLGCHRDGWFGLWSGGEFFGVIPSDELPDD; translated from the coding sequence ATGAGCGGACAAAATCCCGTGACTTCCGGCAGCACCCCCCCCGAAACCGGATCAGAACCCCCCAGCGCGGAGGGTCTGGCGGCTGCGGCCAAAACGGCGAGCAAAGGTGGGCTGCCACCTGTGCATCTGTGGAATCCGCCGTTTTGCGGCGATCTGGACATGCGGATTGCCCGCGATGGCACCTGGTTCTACCTCGGCACCCCAATCGGGCGGTTTGAACTGGTGAAGCTGTTTTCCTCCATTCTGAAGCTGGAAGACGGCAAGTATTTTCTTGTCACACCCGTCGAAAAGGTTGGCATCACGGTGGAGGATGCCCCCTTCGTCGCGGTTGATTTCGAAGTGGACGGCACTGATGAGGCGCAGGTGCTGCGGTTTGAAACCCATGTCGGCGACAGGGTTGAGGCCGGGCCTGCCCATAAAATCCGCGTGGTGCGAGACGAAGAGACTGGTGAGCCAGCCCCCTATGTGATGGTACGCGCCGGTCTGGAGGCGCTGATCGATCGCAAGAGCTTTTACCGGCTGGTGGATCTGGGGTGTCATCGGGACGGATGGTTTGGCCTGTGGTCGGGTGGCGAGTTCTTTGGAGTCATCCCATCGGATGAACTGCCGGACGACTGA
- the polA gene encoding DNA polymerase I yields MTTTPFGTGCHLHLIDGSAFIFRAYHALPPLTRKSDGLPIGAVAGFCNMLHRYVEGNTGPDAPTHVAVIFDKGSHTFRNDLYDQYKANREAMPEDLRPQIPLTRTATEAFNIACKEQEGFEADDIIATLACQARDAGGRVTIISSDKDLMQLVGGGVEMLDAMKNKRIDTDGVFEKFGVGPDRVVDVQALAGDSVDNVPGAPGIGIKTAALLINEYGSLEDLLNRAEEIKQPKRRQTLIENRAQIELSKQLVQLDNNMELDFTLDDLGVRDPDADHLLSFLAEMEFRTLSKRVADQLGKEAPAIVDTPAQSTDTAEAATVADMPFDSSSYECVRDAEALKKWVIQIRERGWVAVDTETTGFDEMVVDLVGISLCVEPGSACYIPLTHKSGSSDDLFGSDELADGQMPLQDALDLLKPVLEDNSILKIGQNMKYDAKIFARRGIDVAPIDDTMLMSYAMHAGQHGHGMDTLSERYLNHTPIPIKPLLGTGKSAITFDRVPIDDAVAYAAEDADITLRLWQLFKPQLHQSGVTTVYETLERPLVPVLARMEREGIKVDRDTLSRMSNAFAQKMAGLEAEIHELAGQNFNVGSPKQLGEILFDKLGMEGGKKGKTGAYATGADILEDLATEHALPGLVLDWRQLSKLKSTYTDALQDHINAETGRVHTSYVQTGANTGRLASTDPNLQNIPIRSEEGRRIREAFVPEEGNVLLALDYSQIELRILAHVAGIDTLKQAFAEGQDIHALTASEMFNVPLEEMTSDIRRQAKAINFGVIYGISGFGLARNLRIPRAEAQGFIDRYFERFPGIRRYMDETVAFAKEHGHVQTLFGRKIHTPEISAKGPRAGFAKRAAINAPIQGTAADVIRRAMIRMPAAIAHLPARMLLQVHDELLFEVPEAAVEDTIETARQVMETAADPAVHLDVKLVVDAGRGQNWAEAH; encoded by the coding sequence ATGACAACCACCCCCTTTGGCACCGGCTGCCACCTGCATCTGATCGACGGGTCGGCCTTCATCTTTCGCGCCTATCACGCGTTGCCGCCCCTCACCCGGAAATCTGATGGGCTGCCCATCGGTGCTGTGGCGGGTTTCTGCAACATGCTGCACCGCTATGTTGAAGGCAACACAGGCCCGGACGCGCCAACCCATGTTGCGGTGATCTTCGACAAGGGATCGCACACATTCCGCAATGATCTTTATGATCAATACAAGGCCAACCGCGAAGCCATGCCCGAGGATCTGCGCCCGCAGATCCCCCTGACCCGCACCGCCACTGAAGCGTTCAATATTGCCTGCAAGGAACAGGAAGGATTCGAGGCCGACGATATTATCGCCACGCTTGCGTGTCAGGCCCGCGATGCAGGCGGCCGGGTGACGATTATTTCCTCTGACAAGGATCTGATGCAGCTGGTCGGCGGTGGTGTCGAAATGCTGGACGCGATGAAGAATAAACGCATCGACACCGATGGTGTCTTTGAGAAATTCGGTGTCGGCCCGGACCGTGTGGTGGATGTCCAGGCGCTTGCTGGCGACTCGGTCGACAATGTGCCCGGCGCACCGGGGATTGGGATCAAGACAGCAGCACTGTTGATCAACGAATACGGGTCGCTGGAGGACCTGTTGAACCGCGCCGAAGAGATCAAGCAACCCAAGCGCCGCCAGACTCTGATCGAGAACCGCGCGCAGATCGAACTGTCAAAGCAGCTCGTCCAGCTGGACAACAATATGGAGCTGGACTTCACACTGGATGATCTGGGCGTACGCGACCCAGATGCAGACCATTTGCTCAGCTTTCTGGCTGAGATGGAGTTTCGCACTCTGTCCAAGCGTGTCGCCGATCAATTGGGCAAAGAGGCGCCAGCCATTGTCGACACCCCCGCGCAGAGCACCGACACCGCCGAGGCTGCGACTGTGGCGGATATGCCCTTCGACAGCAGCAGCTATGAATGCGTCCGTGACGCCGAGGCGCTGAAAAAATGGGTGATCCAGATTCGCGAACGCGGCTGGGTGGCGGTGGACACGGAAACCACTGGTTTTGACGAGATGGTGGTGGATCTTGTGGGCATCTCGCTCTGCGTGGAACCGGGCAGCGCCTGCTACATCCCGCTCACTCATAAATCCGGCAGCAGCGATGATCTCTTCGGCTCCGATGAATTGGCAGACGGGCAGATGCCCCTGCAGGACGCACTCGATCTGCTAAAGCCCGTGCTTGAGGACAACAGCATCCTCAAAATTGGCCAAAATATGAAATATGACGCCAAGATTTTTGCCCGCCGAGGCATTGATGTGGCGCCAATTGATGACACGATGCTGATGTCCTATGCCATGCACGCAGGTCAGCACGGGCACGGCATGGACACACTGTCAGAGCGGTATCTGAACCACACGCCAATCCCGATCAAACCCCTGCTGGGGACGGGCAAATCGGCGATCACCTTTGACCGTGTACCTATTGACGATGCCGTGGCCTATGCCGCTGAGGACGCCGATATCACCCTGCGTTTGTGGCAGCTGTTCAAGCCGCAGCTGCACCAGTCAGGCGTCACCACGGTCTACGAGACGCTGGAGCGTCCGCTGGTGCCAGTGCTTGCCCGGATGGAGCGCGAGGGTATCAAGGTTGATCGCGATACGCTGTCGCGTATGTCCAACGCTTTTGCCCAGAAAATGGCTGGGCTGGAGGCCGAGATTCATGAACTGGCCGGCCAAAACTTCAACGTCGGGTCCCCCAAACAGCTGGGCGAGATTCTGTTTGATAAGCTCGGCATGGAGGGTGGCAAGAAGGGCAAGACCGGCGCTTATGCCACCGGGGCGGATATTCTTGAGGACCTCGCGACCGAACACGCCTTACCGGGTCTGGTGTTGGACTGGCGCCAGCTGAGCAAGCTGAAATCGACCTATACCGACGCGCTTCAGGATCATATCAACGCCGAAACCGGGCGCGTTCACACCTCTTATGTGCAGACCGGGGCCAACACCGGGCGCCTCGCCTCAACCGATCCCAACCTGCAAAATATCCCCATCCGCTCCGAGGAAGGGCGCCGCATCCGCGAGGCCTTTGTTCCGGAGGAGGGCAATGTGCTTCTGGCGCTGGACTACAGCCAGATCGAACTGCGTATTCTTGCCCATGTTGCGGGAATTGACACTCTCAAACAGGCCTTTGCCGAGGGGCAGGATATTCACGCCCTCACAGCGTCAGAGATGTTCAACGTCCCGCTGGAGGAGATGACATCGGACATCCGCCGACAGGCCAAAGCGATCAATTTTGGCGTGATTTATGGTATTTCCGGCTTTGGTCTGGCCCGTAACCTGCGCATCCCGCGGGCCGAGGCGCAGGGCTTCATCGACCGTTATTTTGAACGGTTCCCCGGCATTCGCCGTTACATGGATGAGACCGTTGCCTTCGCCAAAGAGCACGGCCATGTGCAAACCCTGTTCGGGCGCAAGATCCACACGCCGGAGATTTCCGCCAAGGGACCGCGCGCCGGGTTTGCCAAACGCGCCGCGATCAATGCGCCGATCCAGGGTACCGCAGCCGATGTGATCCGCCGCGCGATGATTCGGATGCCTGCTGCCATTGCTCATCTGCCGGCACGGATGCTGCTGCAGGTTCACGACGAACTGCTATTCGAGGTACCGGAAGCCGCGGTTGAGGACACCATCGAAACCGCCCGTCAGGTGATGGAAACCGCAGCAGACCCGGCCGTTCATCTGGACGTGAAACTGGTGGTGGATGCAGGCAGGGGCCAGAACTGGGCGGAGGCTCACTAA
- a CDS encoding DUF58 domain-containing protein: MTQARAHQPGGTAGSPPGSAADLRHRAESAASRFPPLLVRAHQLAGSVLLGEHGRRRAGMGDDFWQYRPVQAGDSRRMIDHRRSAKGDQQFVREREWQIAQTVHLWVDQGASMRFASTPALPEKIDRARLLGLAASVMMLRAGERVGLTGGRLPPRRGNAQILRLADAFSLNDEDDYAPPEDRAMQPQARVLFLSDFLGPFAPLEQALAKAADRGVHGVLMQVLDPAEEEFPFDGRTIFESVGGGVRHETLKAGALKQRYLDRLAERRDALDHLCRAAGWRLGTHHTGDSAQAALMWLFHAMERSGS; encoded by the coding sequence GTGACACAGGCGCGCGCCCATCAGCCAGGCGGAACCGCTGGCAGCCCCCCAGGATCTGCAGCGGACCTGCGCCACCGCGCAGAAAGTGCGGCCAGTCGCTTCCCGCCGCTTCTGGTTCGCGCACATCAGCTGGCCGGGTCCGTGCTTCTGGGCGAACACGGCCGCCGTCGTGCCGGGATGGGCGATGATTTCTGGCAATACCGTCCGGTGCAGGCTGGGGACAGTCGCCGCATGATTGATCACCGCCGGTCCGCCAAGGGAGATCAGCAGTTCGTACGTGAACGGGAATGGCAGATCGCCCAGACGGTGCATCTTTGGGTCGATCAGGGCGCGTCCATGCGCTTTGCCTCCACCCCGGCGCTGCCGGAGAAAATTGACCGCGCCCGGCTGCTTGGACTGGCCGCCTCAGTGATGATGCTAAGGGCGGGGGAACGTGTCGGCCTCACCGGCGGACGCCTGCCGCCCCGGCGCGGCAATGCCCAGATCCTGCGATTGGCCGACGCATTCAGCCTGAATGACGAAGACGACTATGCTCCGCCCGAAGATCGCGCCATGCAACCACAGGCGCGAGTGCTGTTTCTCTCCGATTTCCTGGGCCCCTTTGCGCCACTGGAACAGGCGCTGGCCAAGGCCGCAGATCGTGGTGTCCACGGAGTGCTGATGCAGGTGCTTGACCCTGCGGAGGAAGAGTTTCCCTTCGACGGGCGCACCATCTTTGAAAGCGTGGGTGGCGGGGTGCGCCATGAAACGCTGAAGGCTGGCGCCCTCAAACAGCGCTATCTTGACCGGCTTGCCGAACGCCGCGACGCGCTTGACCACTTGTGCCGCGCGGCAGGCTGGCGTCTGGGCACGCATCACACAGGCGATAGCGCGCAGGCGGCTCTGATGTGGCTGTTTCACGCCATGGAAAGAAGCGGCTCATGA
- a CDS encoding zinc-finger domain-containing protein → MTIEAPETKIVDSYRVACDGSEGALGHPRVYLQIPEAEGFVECPYCDCKFVHKDAVGKQA, encoded by the coding sequence ATGACCATCGAAGCGCCGGAAACCAAGATCGTGGACAGCTACCGCGTCGCCTGCGACGGCAGCGAAGGTGCGCTGGGACATCCACGGGTCTACCTGCAAATTCCCGAGGCCGAAGGCTTCGTCGAATGCCCCTATTGCGACTGCAAATTCGTCCATAAGGATGCTGTGGGCAAGCAAGCGTAG
- a CDS encoding DUF2798 domain-containing protein yields MFPARFAPILFGLILSGVMSCIVTGVATLKAVGLSAAAPGLWMSAWSFGWPVAFAVVLVVAPAVRRLVAWMVKPPAETGPHSAKD; encoded by the coding sequence ATGTTCCCTGCGCGATTCGCCCCTATCCTGTTTGGTCTGATTTTGTCGGGTGTCATGTCCTGCATTGTGACGGGAGTTGCCACGCTGAAGGCGGTTGGCCTGAGCGCTGCGGCGCCGGGGCTATGGATGTCAGCCTGGAGTTTCGGCTGGCCTGTGGCCTTTGCAGTTGTGCTTGTGGTGGCGCCTGCGGTCCGCCGATTGGTGGCCTGGATGGTAAAACCGCCTGCGGAAACAGGGCCACACAGCGCAAAAGACTAA
- a CDS encoding bifunctional diguanylate cyclase/phosphodiesterase: protein MYSVVQCITQEHSLGLVAVAALVCVIGSCLSVLMTQRLGRTAGTRKLVQLALTSLISGGTVWTTHFIAMLAFDPGYAHGYDPLLTGVSLAAAVVGMLMTNGVYAFAHSTNYRVAASGAMFGLSVSTMHYLGMSGYLLPGEIVWQTTPLISSILLGAVLGVATYEYLTRYVTGRHWIVAVVLMTLTICTMHFTGMSAITVQLSPLYSVPPEVISDATLGLFVLGTMAIILMIGFAALSIETNMESEARNQLQHAALHDPLTGLPNRMALTRKMASLTELLERDETERVAVLTLDLNLFKEINDLYGHSAGDSVLTTVANRLNSVLEKDEFIARVGGDEFVALKQGFRRVDQVLAFAERLHALTVEPVDFDNTSAIIGVAIGVATSLEDGRDIRDLLHKSDVAMYRAKADADRHIYLFNAQMEKHNRARLELVSDLRQACIAGDQFELAYQLQNDLSSLAPVGFEVLLRWNHPTKGRVSPDTFIPIAEETGLIREIGLWVLRTACQEASSWPGDFNIAVNVAPQQLMQPSFAEHVSDILLETGLPAERLELEITEASIIDDQVHTLKVMQQLKTMGLRIAMDDFGTGYSSLAMLQTFPFDKIKIDQSFVQNVHIDAQRAAIVRSTLLLGAALNIPVLAEGVEVEDELQFLRMENCSSVQGFYFGKPMTRDEMREVVQANQPKKKTA from the coding sequence ATGTACAGCGTCGTTCAGTGCATTACGCAAGAACACAGCCTGGGCCTTGTGGCCGTGGCTGCGCTTGTCTGCGTCATCGGTTCCTGTCTGTCGGTACTGATGACCCAGCGCCTCGGCCGGACGGCTGGCACGCGCAAACTTGTCCAGCTTGCCCTCACCAGCCTGATCAGCGGCGGCACCGTCTGGACGACACATTTCATCGCCATGCTCGCCTTCGACCCCGGTTATGCTCATGGGTATGATCCTCTGCTGACCGGCGTGTCACTTGCTGCAGCGGTCGTGGGGATGCTCATGACAAACGGCGTCTACGCATTTGCCCACTCGACCAACTATCGGGTTGCGGCCAGCGGCGCGATGTTCGGTCTGAGCGTTTCAACCATGCACTATCTCGGAATGAGTGGGTATTTGCTGCCTGGAGAAATCGTCTGGCAAACCACCCCGTTGATTTCATCGATTTTGCTCGGCGCTGTGCTGGGGGTGGCGACCTACGAATATCTGACACGCTATGTGACCGGGCGGCACTGGATTGTCGCAGTTGTTCTGATGACACTGACAATCTGCACCATGCATTTCACCGGAATGTCAGCCATCACAGTGCAACTCAGCCCACTCTACTCTGTCCCACCAGAAGTAATTTCTGACGCGACACTCGGCCTGTTCGTACTTGGAACGATGGCAATCATCCTGATGATCGGTTTTGCGGCGCTGAGCATTGAAACCAACATGGAGAGCGAGGCGCGCAATCAGCTGCAACATGCCGCGTTGCATGATCCGCTGACCGGCCTGCCCAACCGGATGGCCCTGACGCGCAAAATGGCAAGCCTGACCGAATTGCTGGAACGCGACGAGACAGAGCGCGTGGCCGTGCTGACCCTGGACCTCAATCTTTTCAAAGAGATCAATGACCTATACGGTCACTCTGCCGGAGACTCCGTTCTGACGACGGTGGCGAACCGCCTCAATTCCGTGCTGGAGAAAGATGAATTTATCGCCCGCGTTGGAGGTGATGAATTTGTTGCTCTGAAACAGGGTTTCCGCCGGGTCGATCAGGTACTGGCCTTTGCCGAACGCCTGCATGCGCTCACCGTGGAACCCGTGGATTTCGACAATACATCCGCCATCATCGGCGTCGCGATCGGCGTTGCCACCAGCCTTGAGGACGGTCGGGATATCCGCGATCTGCTACACAAATCGGACGTGGCCATGTATCGCGCCAAGGCGGATGCCGACCGGCATATCTACCTGTTCAACGCACAGATGGAGAAACACAACCGCGCGCGTCTGGAACTGGTCAGCGATCTTCGGCAGGCCTGTATCGCTGGCGATCAGTTTGAACTGGCGTATCAGCTACAGAACGACCTCAGTTCCCTTGCACCCGTTGGCTTTGAGGTCCTGCTGCGCTGGAATCACCCCACAAAAGGTCGCGTTTCTCCGGACACCTTCATCCCGATTGCTGAAGAGACAGGGTTGATCCGTGAGATTGGCCTCTGGGTTCTGCGCACGGCCTGTCAGGAAGCCAGCAGTTGGCCGGGGGATTTCAACATCGCCGTCAATGTCGCCCCGCAACAGTTGATGCAACCGTCCTTTGCCGAACATGTCTCGGACATCCTGCTGGAAACCGGCCTGCCGGCCGAACGGCTCGAACTGGAAATCACAGAGGCCAGTATCATCGATGATCAGGTCCATACGCTGAAGGTCATGCAGCAGCTCAAGACCATGGGTCTGCGCATTGCCATGGATGACTTTGGCACCGGCTATTCCTCGCTCGCGATGCTGCAAACATTCCCCTTCGACAAGATCAAGATTGATCAGAGCTTCGTTCAGAATGTGCACATCGACGCACAGCGGGCTGCAATCGTACGCTCGACCCTGCTGCTCGGCGCGGCATTGAACATTCCCGTCCTGGCCGAAGGTGTCGAAGTCGAGGACGAACTACAGTTCCTGCGCATGGAAAATTGTTCTTCGGTGCAGGGGTTCTATTTCGGCAAACCAATGACCCGCGACGAAATGCGCGAAGTCGTGCAAGCAAATCAGCCGAAAAAGAAAACCGCTTAA
- a CDS encoding hydroxypyruvate isomerase family protein — MPKFAANISLLFAELPYLDRFSAAARAGFEAVEILFPYELAAKETQRALLANGLELLLINAPPPNYTGGMPGYAALPMGSDRFQRDIRRVLRYAEVLRPGMIHIMAGYAKGDVAKDTLIRNLQWAADYAPGQQFTIEPLNSGDQPGYYLDDYNLAVEVLEAVDRKNVGLQYDAYHAQLIHGDAIKVWEAFGDRAAHVQIGAAPGRCEPGTGPVDFEQLFSAIDESGYEGWVSAEYTPSTKRTEDSLAWMG; from the coding sequence ATGCCGAAATTTGCGGCCAATATTTCATTGCTGTTTGCGGAACTGCCCTATCTGGATCGTTTTTCTGCGGCCGCGCGGGCCGGGTTTGAGGCGGTGGAAATCCTGTTTCCCTATGAGTTGGCTGCTAAAGAAACTCAGAGGGCCTTGCTGGCCAATGGGCTTGAGCTGCTGCTGATCAACGCACCGCCTCCCAATTACACCGGCGGGATGCCTGGCTATGCAGCGCTGCCGATGGGGTCGGACCGGTTTCAACGCGATATCCGGCGGGTGCTGCGCTACGCGGAGGTGCTGCGGCCGGGCATGATCCACATCATGGCTGGTTACGCCAAAGGAGATGTGGCCAAAGACACGTTGATCCGCAATCTGCAATGGGCCGCCGACTATGCGCCCGGACAGCAATTCACCATCGAACCGCTGAACAGCGGTGATCAGCCGGGGTACTATCTAGACGACTATAATCTCGCAGTTGAGGTGCTGGAGGCCGTGGACCGCAAAAATGTTGGCCTGCAATATGATGCCTATCACGCGCAGCTGATCCATGGGGATGCGATCAAGGTCTGGGAGGCCTTTGGCGACCGCGCAGCCCATGTTCAGATCGGGGCCGCTCCTGGGCGCTGCGAGCCGGGAACCGGACCGGTGGATTTCGAGCAGCTCTTCTCGGCGATTGACGAGAGCGGTTATGAAGGCTGGGTCAGTGCCGAATACACCCCGAGTACCAAACGGACAGAAGACAGTCTGGCCTGGATGGGCTGA
- a CDS encoding AAA family ATPase: MSEPDDLLAEIEALEDKLTQARSSITRRFIGQERVVDLTLSTLLCGGHGLLIGLPGLGKTRLVETLSTVMGLAGNRVQFTPDLMPADILGSEVLDTANDGSRAFRFVPGPVFCQLLMADEINRASPRTQSALLQAMQERMVTVAGADRPLGTPFHVLATQNPIEQEGTYPLPEAQLDRFLFQIDVPYPTRQTERDILLATTGVEEGRAHQVFTADDLMAAQTLLRRMPVGDSVVEMILDLVRAFRPEDPAASQRVQQTVAWGPGPRAAQALMLAVRARALLQGRLAPNADDVLDMAQPVLSHRMALNFAARARGESLTDLITTTAETMARPGVAA; encoded by the coding sequence ATGTCCGAACCCGACGATCTGCTGGCCGAGATTGAAGCGCTTGAAGACAAGCTGACACAGGCCAGGTCCTCTATCACCCGGCGCTTTATCGGTCAGGAGCGTGTGGTCGATCTGACCCTGAGTACGCTGCTGTGCGGTGGCCACGGTCTGTTGATCGGCCTGCCCGGGCTGGGCAAGACCCGGCTGGTGGAAACCTTGTCTACGGTCATGGGACTTGCAGGCAACCGGGTGCAGTTCACCCCGGATCTGATGCCCGCCGATATTCTGGGATCCGAGGTGCTGGATACCGCCAATGACGGCAGCCGCGCCTTTCGCTTTGTGCCGGGGCCGGTCTTTTGTCAATTGCTGATGGCGGATGAGATCAACCGCGCCAGTCCCCGCACACAATCTGCGCTGCTGCAGGCAATGCAGGAGCGGATGGTGACCGTGGCAGGTGCCGACCGCCCCCTTGGCACACCCTTTCACGTGCTGGCCACTCAGAACCCGATTGAGCAGGAAGGCACCTATCCTCTGCCGGAGGCACAGCTGGACCGTTTTCTGTTCCAGATTGATGTGCCCTATCCGACCCGCCAGACCGAACGCGATATTCTTCTGGCCACCACAGGGGTTGAGGAAGGCCGCGCGCATCAGGTCTTCACTGCGGATGATCTGATGGCTGCACAGACTCTGCTGCGCCGGATGCCTGTCGGGGACAGCGTGGTAGAGATGATCCTGGATCTGGTTCGCGCCTTCCGCCCGGAGGACCCTGCCGCCTCTCAACGGGTGCAGCAGACGGTGGCTTGGGGACCAGGGCCGCGGGCAGCACAGGCCCTGATGCTGGCGGTACGTGCCCGCGCGCTGCTGCAGGGACGCCTCGCCCCCAACGCTGACGATGTGCTGGATATGGCGCAGCCCGTGCTCAGCCACCGGATGGCCCTGAACTTTGCAGCCCGCGCCCGCGGCGAAAGCCTGACTGATCTGATCACCACCACAGCCGAGACCATGGCACGACCCGGCGTCGCCGCGTGA
- a CDS encoding ABC transporter ATP-binding protein yields the protein MTEDAIRIEGLQKTYKGRRGQPAKDALKGVDLSIPRGSVFGLLGPNGAGKSTMINILAGLVLKTAGKVTIWGFDQDENPRQSRASIGVMPQELNLDPFFSPRGALEVQAGLYGVPKAERRSDDILRMVGLEDKAHAYARTLSGGMQRRLLLGKALVHHPNILVLDEPTAGVDIELRQMLWENIRKLNAQGMTIILTTHYLEEAEEMCDEIAIINQGELVARDTTANLLGRLDAKAMVVHPAHPVTALPVGDGIASELRGDGAVILRYHGNRTRAEEVLSAVREAGISIRDVKTEEADLEDVFLALTKSRS from the coding sequence ATGACTGAGGACGCAATCCGTATCGAAGGTTTGCAGAAAACCTACAAGGGCCGCAGGGGGCAACCTGCTAAAGATGCGCTGAAAGGTGTGGATCTGAGCATTCCGCGCGGATCGGTCTTTGGTCTTCTCGGTCCCAACGGTGCCGGTAAATCCACCATGATCAATATTCTGGCCGGGCTGGTACTGAAAACAGCGGGAAAGGTCACGATCTGGGGCTTCGATCAGGATGAAAACCCGCGCCAGTCCCGTGCCTCCATCGGGGTGATGCCACAGGAGTTGAACCTGGATCCGTTTTTCAGCCCGCGTGGCGCGCTGGAGGTGCAGGCCGGATTGTACGGGGTGCCGAAAGCCGAACGCCGCAGTGATGATATTCTGCGCATGGTTGGGTTGGAGGATAAGGCGCATGCCTACGCCCGGACCCTGTCGGGCGGGATGCAGCGGCGGTTGCTGTTGGGCAAGGCGCTGGTCCATCACCCCAATATCCTCGTACTGGATGAACCAACGGCAGGTGTGGATATAGAATTGCGCCAGATGTTGTGGGAGAATATCCGCAAGCTGAACGCGCAAGGCATGACAATTATTCTGACCACACATTACCTCGAAGAGGCCGAGGAAATGTGTGATGAAATTGCCATCATCAATCAGGGTGAGCTGGTGGCGCGCGACACTACTGCAAATCTGCTGGGGCGGCTGGATGCAAAGGCCATGGTTGTTCATCCGGCGCATCCTGTGACGGCATTGCCAGTGGGCGATGGGATCGCATCGGAGTTGCGCGGCGATGGCGCGGTGATCCTGCGCTACCACGGCAATCGGACCCGCGCAGAAGAGGTTTTGTCGGCGGTACGTGAGGCCGGGATTTCGATCCGGGACGTCAAGACCGAGGAAGCTGATCTGGAAGATGTGTTTTTGGCGCTGACAAAATCGCGGAGCTGA